The Nitrospirales bacterium genome includes a window with the following:
- a CDS encoding shikimate dehydrogenase, whose amino-acid sequence MTITTQTQLCGVLGNPVHHSLSPAIHNAAFQHLGLNYVYLALPLKEDVEGALRGIRALGNLRGFSVTIPHKVAVMPYLDEIDPTARHIGSVNTIVKDQGRLVGYNTDATGALLALEQDGTSLEGQRVLMLGSGGAARAIAFGLAVEGKVKDLTILGIDDVERRALAQDIRERTSLTVADAHLTEEALKSAMAVSQVLVHCTPIGMHPAVNASCVKKDFFRRDLTVMDIVYNPLETRLLREAREAGCRTIRGVEMFVNQAVGQFEKWTGQAAPVDVMRKVLEEHFR is encoded by the coding sequence ATGACGATCACAACGCAAACACAACTGTGCGGGGTGCTGGGGAATCCAGTCCATCATTCCCTGTCTCCAGCTATTCATAACGCAGCCTTTCAACATCTTGGGCTGAATTACGTCTATCTTGCATTGCCGCTCAAGGAGGACGTGGAAGGGGCGCTTCGCGGCATTCGAGCTCTTGGCAATCTTCGAGGATTTAGCGTTACGATCCCTCATAAAGTGGCCGTCATGCCCTATTTGGATGAGATAGATCCGACCGCCAGGCACATTGGATCCGTCAATACCATCGTCAAAGACCAGGGTCGACTCGTTGGGTACAACACGGATGCCACGGGGGCGCTCCTGGCTCTTGAGCAGGATGGAACTTCGCTCGAAGGGCAAAGGGTGTTGATGCTCGGGTCCGGGGGAGCGGCCCGAGCCATTGCGTTTGGCCTGGCAGTCGAAGGCAAGGTCAAGGATTTAACGATTTTAGGTATTGACGATGTCGAGAGAAGGGCGTTGGCGCAAGACATACGTGAACGAACATCTCTGACTGTGGCGGATGCTCATCTGACAGAGGAAGCGCTCAAGAGCGCAATGGCGGTTTCTCAGGTCCTGGTTCACTGTACGCCTATCGGGATGCATCCAGCAGTCAATGCAAGTTGCGTGAAGAAAGATTTCTTCCGTCGCGATCTCACCGTTATGGATATTGTGTATAACCCTTTGGAAACCCGACTCTTGAGAGAGGCACGCGAGGCTGGTTGCCGTACGATTCGAGGAGTCGAAATGTTCGTGAATCAAGCCGTCGGTCAATTCGAGAAGTGGACGGGACAAGCCGCTCCGGTTGATGTCATGCGTAAGGTTTTGGAGGAACATTTTCGGTGA
- a CDS encoding outer membrane protein transport protein translates to MQNGLSFYQRFLMSVVIAGLSVMTFHSAALGAGFRILDQSASATGQGTAFLAQADDPSAIHFNPAGMTQLRGVQFSGGALLVGADIDYDSVTGAKVNGGFGGTVAFPLPTHLYLTAHLGDLGSEWLKDWTVGVGLTNPFGISVEYPASSQVAPVVMSVELPLIDIKPTVALKVNEYISLGAGIDIFTFSSFLGEGQGEFKQVAAPGNPFGLPAGTVLEANGTDTAVGFNASLLWTPWRNEDGKPIVNVGFVFRGGADLNLKGQFLAGGAVVADSSTTVELPDIYSFGIAFWPVRDEFREWKIEVDVDYEDWKEFKNLNLNLSNGLTVPFQRNYNDAFIVMLGTEHRWLRPAVLPHWEVALRGGYVYSESPIPSSTFEPGVPDATYQAPSVGFGFLCGPGGHFLGVVSCDGLGLKAIGVDLAYQVLLRQTRGISNNINGALINGEWDSTLHVGAFTLRLLF, encoded by the coding sequence ACTTTTCACTCGGCGGCACTCGGTGCCGGATTTCGAATCTTGGACCAAAGCGCATCGGCGACCGGACAGGGAACGGCCTTTCTTGCTCAAGCCGATGATCCATCGGCCATACACTTTAATCCCGCTGGCATGACTCAACTCCGAGGTGTTCAATTTTCCGGTGGCGCTCTGCTCGTCGGAGCAGACATCGACTATGACAGTGTCACCGGAGCCAAAGTCAACGGAGGGTTTGGTGGGACCGTGGCATTCCCGCTTCCTACTCATTTGTACTTGACTGCGCATCTTGGCGATTTGGGGAGTGAATGGCTCAAGGACTGGACAGTGGGTGTAGGCCTGACCAATCCGTTTGGGATTAGCGTTGAATACCCGGCATCGAGTCAAGTGGCTCCGGTTGTGATGAGCGTAGAGCTACCGCTTATCGATATCAAACCCACGGTCGCATTGAAGGTCAATGAGTATATTTCGCTCGGGGCCGGTATCGATATCTTCACCTTTAGCAGTTTCCTGGGTGAGGGACAGGGAGAGTTCAAGCAGGTTGCGGCCCCAGGGAATCCATTTGGACTACCGGCTGGCACTGTGTTGGAGGCCAATGGAACGGATACAGCCGTGGGGTTTAATGCCAGTCTGTTATGGACGCCATGGCGTAACGAGGATGGCAAACCTATCGTGAATGTAGGATTCGTGTTTCGCGGTGGCGCCGATCTCAACCTCAAGGGGCAGTTTCTAGCCGGTGGAGCCGTGGTCGCTGATTCATCGACCACCGTTGAACTTCCCGATATTTACTCTTTTGGAATCGCCTTCTGGCCTGTGCGGGATGAATTTCGGGAATGGAAAATCGAAGTCGATGTCGACTATGAGGACTGGAAAGAATTCAAAAACCTCAATCTCAACCTTTCAAACGGTCTGACGGTCCCTTTCCAGCGCAATTATAATGATGCCTTTATCGTGATGCTGGGCACGGAGCATCGATGGCTCCGCCCCGCCGTGCTTCCTCATTGGGAAGTGGCCCTGCGAGGAGGCTACGTGTATTCGGAAAGTCCGATCCCAAGCTCCACGTTCGAACCAGGCGTTCCTGATGCGACCTATCAAGCTCCCTCTGTCGGGTTTGGATTCCTGTGCGGTCCAGGGGGGCATTTTCTTGGTGTTGTGAGTTGTGATGGTCTTGGCCTCAAGGCCATAGGGGTAGATTTAGCGTATCAGGTCTTGCTTCGACAAACACGTGGAATCAGCAACAATATCAATGGAGCCTTGATTAACGGTGAGTGGGATTCCACGCTGCATGTTGGAGCCTTTACTCTGCGTCTTCTGTTTTAA